Proteins encoded by one window of Dokdonella sp.:
- the yihA gene encoding ribosome biogenesis GTP-binding protein YihA/YsxC: MHILHTVKFSKSANAMRDLPPDSGAEVAFAGRSNAGKSSALNALAAHKGLARVSKTPGRTQLINIFSLDDARRLVDLPGYGYAKVPVGVRDHWRELVDTYLKQRKALKGVVLIIDSRHPLKEFDRQMLAYAEAIDLPCHVVLTKSDKLSRSEAARTLALVRAELGADGSADARVSVQLFSATAKVGLDEARDVVMRWLGSA, from the coding sequence ATGCACATCCTGCACACGGTCAAGTTCTCCAAGAGTGCCAACGCAATGCGCGACCTGCCGCCCGACAGCGGTGCCGAGGTTGCCTTTGCCGGGCGCTCCAATGCCGGCAAGTCGAGCGCGCTCAATGCGCTGGCCGCGCACAAGGGCCTGGCCCGCGTGTCGAAGACGCCCGGTCGCACCCAGCTCATCAACATCTTCTCCCTCGACGATGCGCGCCGCCTGGTCGACCTGCCCGGTTATGGTTACGCCAAGGTTCCGGTCGGTGTGCGCGACCACTGGCGCGAGCTGGTCGACACCTATCTCAAGCAACGCAAGGCCTTGAAGGGCGTCGTCCTCATCATCGACTCGCGCCATCCGCTCAAGGAGTTCGATCGGCAGATGCTCGCCTATGCCGAGGCGATCGACCTGCCGTGTCATGTGGTGCTGACCAAGTCCGACAAGCTCTCGCGCAGCGAGGCCGCGCGCACACTCGCGCTGGTGCGCGCCGAACTCGGCGCCGACGGCAGCGCCGATGCGCGCGTCAGCGTGCAGCTGTTCTCGGCCACCGCCAAGGTCGGACTCGACGAAGCACGCGACGTGGTCATGCGCTGGCTCGGCAGCGCCTGA
- a CDS encoding penicillin-insensitive murein endopeptidase has product MSATLRLRLALVTLVACATAGSDGHGNATSSTCHGSVSRGSLDGGVPLPVSGSNFSAYTSLARMLGRTYVHARVRDIVVDAYARLERDHPDLVFVYGETGFAEGGRFYPHRTHQNGLSVDFFVPVRDAGGRAVTLPTTVANRYGYSIEFDRDGRWQEYTLDFEALAAHLIALDAAAKAHDAGIALVIFEPAWLPRLYATRHGNALRSNLRFMSRPAWVRHDEHYHVDFAVRCRPLR; this is encoded by the coding sequence TTGAGTGCCACGCTGCGCCTGCGGCTCGCTCTCGTTACCCTGGTGGCGTGCGCGACTGCCGGCTCGGATGGTCACGGCAATGCGACATCGAGTACCTGCCACGGCAGCGTGTCGCGCGGCTCGCTCGACGGCGGCGTGCCCCTGCCGGTAAGCGGCTCCAACTTTTCGGCATACACGTCACTGGCACGCATGCTCGGCCGGACCTACGTCCATGCGCGCGTCCGCGACATCGTCGTCGATGCGTACGCGCGACTCGAACGCGACCACCCGGATCTCGTTTTCGTCTATGGCGAAACGGGTTTCGCCGAAGGCGGGCGCTTCTACCCACATCGCACGCACCAGAACGGCCTCTCGGTCGATTTCTTCGTGCCGGTCCGCGATGCAGGCGGGCGCGCCGTGACGCTGCCGACGACGGTGGCGAATCGCTATGGCTACTCGATCGAATTCGACCGCGATGGCCGCTGGCAGGAATACACGCTCGATTTCGAGGCGTTGGCGGCACATCTCATCGCATTGGATGCCGCGGCGAAAGCGCACGACGCCGGTATTGCACTCGTCATCTTCGAGCCGGCGTGGCTGCCGCGCCTGTATGCGACCCGACATGGCAATGCACTGCGCAGCAACCTCAGGTTCATGAGCCGGCCCGCCTGGGTCCGTCACGACGAGCACTATCACGTCGACTTTGCGGTCAGGTGCCGGCCGTTGCGTTGA
- a CDS encoding endonuclease/exonuclease/phosphatase family protein translates to MTDAPATIAPAPPTQLRLLSCNILAGGSVKRYREYVTHSWKHVVPVGKRANLDGLAGLLGEFDVVGLQEADFGSLRSGFMNQTQYLAETAGFPYWTHQPNRRMAKVAASSNGLLARLKPSEIIDYPLPGRIRGRGALWARFGEGSDSLIVVIAHLSLGPVARAAQLGFITELLEGHPNAVLMGDLNTPIESPELSNLFARTALVTPDAPPPTFPSWAPKRAIDHILVSDSLKVDELRTLPHLVSDHLPIAATLTLPEGLVLAR, encoded by the coding sequence ATGACCGACGCCCCCGCCACGATCGCCCCTGCACCGCCGACGCAATTGCGCCTGCTGAGCTGCAATATTCTTGCTGGCGGCAGCGTCAAGCGCTATCGCGAGTACGTCACCCATAGCTGGAAGCACGTCGTGCCGGTCGGCAAACGTGCCAACCTCGATGGCCTTGCCGGCCTGCTCGGCGAGTTCGACGTGGTCGGCCTGCAGGAAGCGGATTTCGGCAGCCTGCGCTCGGGCTTCATGAACCAGACCCAGTACCTCGCCGAAACGGCAGGCTTCCCTTACTGGACGCACCAGCCGAACCGGCGCATGGCCAAAGTCGCCGCTTCCAGCAATGGCCTGCTTGCCCGCCTCAAGCCGAGCGAGATCATCGACTATCCGCTGCCCGGCCGCATCCGCGGGCGTGGCGCGCTGTGGGCGCGCTTCGGCGAAGGCAGCGACTCGCTGATCGTCGTCATCGCCCATCTTTCACTCGGTCCCGTCGCGCGCGCGGCCCAGCTCGGCTTCATCACCGAACTGCTCGAAGGCCATCCGAACGCCGTGCTGATGGGCGATCTCAACACGCCCATCGAGAGCCCCGAACTGAGCAACCTGTTTGCGCGCACCGCCCTGGTCACGCCCGACGCACCACCGCCGACCTTCCCGAGCTGGGCACCGAAACGCGCGATCGACCATATCCTCGTCTCGGATTCGCTGAAGGTCGACGAGTTGCGCACCCTGCCCCACCTCGTCTCCGATCACCTGCCCATCGCGGCGACGCTGACCCTGCCCGAAGGGCTCGTGCTCGCGCGTTGA
- the thrC gene encoding threonine synthase: MKFISTRGGTPPTSLSAALVAGLAPDGGLYVPDALPRYGQADFDGANTLAEVASHLLAPFFADDPLAADLATICAEAFAFEAPLKPTRIDGCAVLELFHGPTAAFKDFGARFLAACMQRLRKPDDAPLTIVVATSGDTGAAVAAAFHRRPGLRVVILYPDGRVSPRQAHQLGCFGDNVRALRVAGSFDDCQRLAKQALGDTTLQARLPLSSANSISLGRLLPQMTYHAHAALTHTRRHGAPLNLIVPTGNLGNAFAAILARACGLPIGQIALATNANAVLPDFFAGADYAPQASIATLANAMDVGAPSNFERLRWLYPDAAQLRQTFLAESVDDATIRTVIARGEADYGETFCPHTACAIAVFERLRARGIGGDWAIAATAHPAKFDQVVEPLLGHAVAVPPALAELLARPAQAEPIDAEYTAFVRALH, encoded by the coding sequence ATGAAGTTCATCAGCACGCGTGGCGGCACACCACCGACGTCGTTGAGTGCCGCCCTCGTCGCCGGCCTCGCGCCCGATGGCGGCCTTTACGTGCCCGATGCCCTGCCACGTTATGGCCAGGCCGATTTCGATGGCGCCAACACCCTGGCCGAGGTTGCCTCGCACCTGCTCGCCCCGTTCTTCGCCGACGACCCACTCGCCGCCGACCTGGCCACGATCTGCGCCGAAGCGTTCGCCTTCGAGGCACCGCTGAAGCCGACCCGCATCGACGGTTGCGCCGTGCTCGAGTTGTTCCACGGCCCTACCGCCGCGTTCAAGGACTTTGGTGCACGCTTCCTTGCCGCCTGCATGCAACGCCTGCGCAAGCCCGACGATGCGCCGCTGACGATCGTCGTTGCGACTTCGGGTGATACGGGTGCCGCAGTCGCCGCAGCCTTTCATCGTCGGCCGGGCCTGCGCGTCGTCATCCTCTATCCCGATGGCCGCGTATCGCCGCGCCAGGCCCATCAGCTTGGCTGCTTCGGCGACAACGTGCGCGCGCTGCGCGTGGCCGGCAGCTTCGACGACTGCCAGCGCCTTGCCAAGCAGGCGCTCGGCGACACCACCCTGCAGGCACGCCTGCCGCTCAGCTCGGCCAACAGCATCAGTCTCGGCCGCCTGCTGCCGCAGATGACCTATCACGCACACGCCGCGCTCACACACACACGCCGGCATGGTGCACCGCTCAACCTCATCGTGCCGACCGGCAACCTCGGCAACGCCTTCGCCGCGATCCTCGCACGCGCTTGCGGCCTGCCGATCGGCCAGATCGCGCTGGCGACCAACGCGAACGCCGTTCTGCCCGACTTCTTCGCCGGCGCCGACTACGCCCCGCAGGCCAGCATCGCCACGCTCGCCAACGCGATGGACGTGGGCGCACCGAGCAACTTCGAGCGCCTGCGCTGGCTGTATCCCGACGCGGCACAGCTACGCCAGACCTTCCTCGCCGAATCGGTCGACGACGCGACGATCCGCACCGTCATCGCACGCGGTGAAGCCGACTACGGCGAGACCTTCTGCCCGCACACCGCCTGCGCCATCGCAGTGTTCGAGCGCCTGCGTGCGCGTGGCATCGGCGGCGACTGGGCCATCGCCGCGACCGCACATCCGGCCAAGTTCGACCAGGTGGTCGAACCGCTGCTCGGTCATGCCGTCGCCGTGCCGCCCGCGCTGGCCGAACTGCTCGCCCGACCGGCGCAGGCCGAGCCAATCGATGCGGAGTACACGGCGTTCGTGCGCGCACTGCATTGA
- a CDS encoding homoserine kinase — MTAAANANPDSSAFPIAHSRRAACAHAPASIGNVAVGFDILGQSLAGAGDVATVTRIDEPLVRIEAIHGCVTALPLEAERNTAGRALIALREALALPFGFAVELQKGIALGSGMGGSAASCVAALVAANALLDTPLAPEALYPFALAGEAVASGSRHGDNVGPMLLGGLVLATKDRLVRIPVPDAWHCAVVHPDAVLETRRAREALAGAYALGDFVAQSANLALVLTGCHRGDADLVRAGLADVLVEPRRAPLIAGFDAVKRAALASEAFGASISGAGPSVFAWFADRAQADIGAQAMQAAFADAGLASDAFVSPINGPAAGVLA; from the coding sequence ATGACGGCTGCTGCCAACGCCAATCCCGACTCCTCCGCATTCCCCATTGCTCATTCCCGGCGTGCTGCGTGCGCGCATGCCCCAGCCAGCATCGGCAATGTCGCCGTCGGCTTCGACATCCTCGGGCAGAGCCTGGCCGGGGCCGGCGACGTCGCCACGGTCACACGCATCGACGAACCGCTGGTGCGCATCGAGGCGATCCACGGTTGCGTGACCGCGCTGCCGCTCGAGGCGGAGCGCAATACGGCCGGGCGCGCATTGATCGCCTTGCGCGAGGCGCTGGCGCTGCCGTTCGGCTTTGCCGTCGAACTACAAAAGGGCATTGCGCTCGGTTCCGGCATGGGCGGCTCGGCCGCCTCGTGCGTGGCCGCGCTGGTCGCAGCGAATGCCTTGCTCGACACGCCGCTCGCGCCGGAAGCGCTATACCCGTTCGCGCTCGCCGGCGAAGCCGTCGCCAGCGGCAGCCGCCACGGCGACAACGTCGGACCCATGCTGCTGGGTGGCCTGGTGCTGGCCACGAAGGACCGTCTCGTGCGCATACCGGTACCCGATGCGTGGCATTGCGCGGTCGTACATCCCGATGCCGTGCTGGAAACACGCCGCGCGCGCGAGGCGCTCGCCGGCGCCTATGCCCTCGGCGATTTCGTCGCGCAAAGCGCCAACCTCGCCCTCGTCCTCACCGGCTGCCATCGTGGCGATGCCGACCTGGTGCGCGCAGGACTCGCCGACGTGCTGGTGGAACCACGCCGCGCGCCCCTGATCGCCGGTTTCGATGCGGTCAAGCGGGCCGCGCTCGCCAGCGAGGCTTTCGGCGCGAGCATCTCGGGCGCCGGCCCGAGCGTATTTGCATGGTTCGCGGACCGTGCACAAGCGGACATCGGCGCGCAGGCGATGCAAGCTGCATTCGCCGATGCCGGCTTGGCCAGCGACGCCTTCGTTTCGCCGATCAACGGCCCGGCCGCCGGAGTACTCGCATGA
- a CDS encoding thiol:disulfide interchange protein DsbA/DsbL codes for MFKRLTLAFAALLMACAFSAMAEDHAGHDHGPAATPGAAEVGKNYFLVDPPQPTSSGDRVEVLEVFSYACIHCAHFQPYADELKTKLPQGAAFAYMPAVFNAQWEAYARAFYAAQSLGVLDKTHQAVFDAVHRDRRPLRSFDDIAALYGEHGVDVAKFKAASTSFEVESKVARSKDLVPKLGVDGTPTVIVNGKYRITGASAGGYPQLVALVEMLVKQELDAKAKKK; via the coding sequence ATGTTCAAGCGCCTCACCCTCGCCTTCGCCGCGCTGCTGATGGCCTGCGCCTTCTCCGCCATGGCGGAAGATCATGCCGGCCACGATCATGGCCCTGCTGCCACACCCGGCGCCGCCGAAGTGGGCAAGAACTACTTCCTTGTCGACCCGCCACAGCCAACCTCGTCGGGCGATCGCGTCGAAGTGCTCGAGGTGTTCAGCTACGCCTGCATCCACTGCGCGCATTTCCAGCCCTATGCCGACGAGCTCAAGACCAAGCTTCCGCAGGGTGCCGCGTTCGCTTACATGCCGGCGGTGTTCAATGCGCAGTGGGAAGCCTATGCGCGCGCGTTCTACGCGGCGCAGTCGCTCGGCGTGCTCGACAAGACCCACCAGGCCGTGTTCGATGCGGTGCACCGCGACCGGCGCCCGCTGCGCTCGTTCGACGACATCGCCGCGCTGTATGGCGAGCACGGCGTCGATGTGGCGAAGTTCAAGGCCGCGTCGACCTCGTTCGAAGTCGAGAGCAAGGTCGCACGCTCGAAAGACCTGGTGCCGAAGCTCGGTGTCGACGGCACGCCGACGGTCATCGTCAACGGCAAGTACCGCATTACCGGCGCCTCGGCGGGTGGGTATCCGCAACTGGTCGCCCTGGTGGAAATGCTCGTCAAGCAGGAACTCGACGCCAAGGCAAAGAAGAAGTGA
- a CDS encoding c-type cytochrome codes for MVFRPVFALLMLATAGLAQAESVERAGPGDAKAGEAKSAVCAACHAADGNSAIAMYPKLAGQNEAYIARQLAQFKSGQRDNAIMAPFAATLSAQDMNDLGAFFASKLPTSDLADSASVERAQQLYRAGDAKLGVPACMACHGPDGRGMAGSAYPQLAGQWADYVQAKLTEWRGDVSWGDDEHAKIMPEIAKRLSDKDIADLASYAQGLHTADAAK; via the coding sequence ATGGTTTTTCGGCCCGTTTTTGCTCTGCTGATGCTCGCCACCGCGGGCCTGGCCCAGGCCGAGTCGGTCGAACGCGCCGGACCTGGCGATGCCAAGGCCGGCGAGGCGAAGTCCGCCGTCTGCGCCGCCTGCCACGCCGCCGACGGCAATTCCGCCATCGCCATGTACCCGAAGCTGGCCGGCCAGAACGAGGCCTACATCGCCCGTCAGCTCGCCCAGTTCAAGTCCGGCCAGCGCGACAACGCGATCATGGCGCCGTTCGCGGCGACGCTGTCGGCGCAGGACATGAACGATCTCGGCGCATTCTTCGCCAGCAAGCTGCCGACGTCGGACCTGGCCGACTCGGCCTCCGTCGAACGCGCCCAGCAGCTCTACCGTGCCGGTGATGCCAAGCTCGGCGTGCCCGCCTGCATGGCCTGCCACGGCCCGGATGGTCGCGGCATGGCCGGTTCGGCCTATCCGCAACTGGCCGGCCAGTGGGCCGACTACGTGCAGGCCAAGCTGACCGAATGGCGCGGCGACGTGTCCTGGGGCGACGACGAGCACGCCAAGATCATGCCCGAGATCGCCAAGCGCCTCTCCGACAAGGACATCGCCGACCTCGCCTCGTACGCCCAGGGCCTGCACACGGCCGACGCCGCGAAGTGA
- a CDS encoding glutamate--cysteine ligase yields the protein MSGPSSAKDEPITQRGQLVESIASGARPPADWRIGTEHEKFGFRIPDATTSADEALRPPTWEGPHGIGALLEGLTRFGWERVEENGRLIALLRDQASVTLEPAGQLELSGAPLVSIHETCREVGGHLKEVKSVADALGIGFLGMGFQPKWSRADMPWMPKGRYKIMREYMPKVGSLGLDMMTRTCTVQVNLDFANEADMVKKFRVSLALQPIATALFADSPFTEGRPNGYLSYRSHIWTDTDPDRTGMLDFVFEDGFGYERYVDYLLDVPMYFSYRDGVYHDLAGRSFRRFLRGELDELPGVVPTLKDWADHMTTAFPEVRLKRYLEMRGADGGPWNRLCALPAFWVGLLYDDAALDAAWDLVKDYTSDERHALRDGVPKHALKLPFRGGTVRDVAGEVLKISSAGLARRARTNHKGADESIFLEPLLEIVATNQTPAERKLELFHGAWNGSVDPVFTEFAF from the coding sequence ATGTCCGGACCCAGTTCCGCCAAGGACGAGCCGATCACGCAGCGCGGGCAACTGGTCGAGTCGATCGCCTCCGGCGCGCGGCCGCCGGCCGATTGGCGCATCGGCACCGAGCACGAGAAGTTCGGCTTTCGCATCCCCGACGCGACGACGTCGGCCGATGAAGCCTTGCGCCCGCCGACCTGGGAGGGTCCGCACGGCATCGGCGCCCTGCTCGAAGGGCTGACCCGCTTTGGCTGGGAACGCGTCGAGGAGAACGGCAGGCTCATCGCGTTGCTGCGCGACCAGGCTTCGGTCACGCTCGAACCGGCTGGCCAGCTGGAGCTGTCCGGGGCACCGCTGGTGTCGATCCATGAAACCTGTCGCGAGGTCGGCGGCCACCTCAAGGAGGTCAAGTCCGTCGCCGATGCCCTCGGCATCGGTTTCCTCGGCATGGGCTTCCAGCCGAAGTGGTCGCGCGCCGACATGCCGTGGATGCCGAAGGGGCGCTACAAGATCATGCGCGAGTACATGCCCAAGGTCGGCTCGCTCGGCCTCGACATGATGACGCGCACCTGCACGGTGCAGGTCAATCTGGACTTCGCCAACGAAGCGGACATGGTGAAGAAGTTCCGCGTATCGCTCGCCCTGCAGCCGATTGCCACCGCACTGTTCGCCGATTCGCCATTCACCGAAGGCAGGCCGAACGGTTATCTCAGCTACCGCTCGCACATCTGGACCGATACCGACCCCGACCGCACAGGCATGCTCGATTTCGTCTTCGAGGACGGTTTCGGCTACGAGCGCTACGTCGACTACCTGCTCGACGTGCCGATGTATTTCAGCTATCGCGATGGCGTCTACCACGACCTGGCCGGTCGTTCGTTCCGCCGTTTCCTGCGCGGCGAACTCGACGAACTGCCCGGTGTGGTGCCGACGCTCAAGGACTGGGCCGACCACATGACCACCGCCTTTCCCGAGGTCCGCCTCAAGCGATACCTCGAGATGCGTGGCGCCGACGGCGGGCCGTGGAACCGCCTGTGCGCGCTGCCGGCCTTCTGGGTCGGCCTGCTCTACGACGACGCCGCGCTCGATGCCGCCTGGGATCTGGTCAAGGACTACACCAGCGACGAACGCCACGCCTTGCGCGATGGCGTGCCGAAGCATGCGCTGAAGCTGCCGTTCCGCGGCGGCACGGTGCGCGACGTGGCCGGCGAGGTCCTGAAGATCTCCTCCGCCGGTCTCGCCCGCCGCGCACGCACGAACCACAAGGGCGCCGACGAATCGATCTTTCTCGAACCCCTGCTCGAGATCGTCGCCACCAACCAGACACCCGCAGAGCGCAAGCTCGAATTGTTCCACGGTGCATGGAACGGCAGCGTCGATCCGGTGTTCACGGAGTTTGCCTTTTGA
- a CDS encoding thiol:disulfide interchange protein DsbA/DsbL: MSKFLSALVFGLSLACAAHAQDMGEWQEGKHYELVATPQATTTGDKVEVLEAFSYACPACNQAVPIVADIKKALPANAEFVYLPVQFASDAWKTFARGFYTAQALGIAEKAHADLFRAIYLDKKINSSAPTMDALAAFYANYGVSAADFLATSKSFAIETKLKRNEALVKALGIDGTPAFVVNGKYRVSGRSAGGYDKLGALINHLVAKESAGR, translated from the coding sequence ATGTCGAAGTTCCTGAGTGCCCTCGTGTTCGGCCTGAGCCTGGCCTGCGCCGCGCATGCGCAAGACATGGGCGAATGGCAGGAAGGCAAGCACTACGAGCTCGTGGCAACGCCGCAGGCGACCACCACCGGCGACAAGGTCGAAGTACTCGAGGCGTTCTCCTACGCATGCCCGGCCTGCAACCAGGCCGTGCCGATCGTCGCCGACATCAAGAAGGCACTGCCGGCCAACGCCGAGTTCGTCTATCTGCCGGTGCAGTTCGCCTCTGATGCCTGGAAGACCTTCGCGCGCGGCTTCTACACCGCGCAGGCGCTCGGCATCGCCGAGAAGGCACACGCTGACCTGTTCCGTGCGATCTACCTCGACAAGAAGATCAACAGCTCGGCGCCGACCATGGATGCGCTGGCCGCCTTCTACGCCAACTACGGCGTCAGCGCCGCCGATTTCCTCGCCACATCGAAGTCGTTTGCGATCGAGACCAAGCTCAAGCGCAACGAGGCCCTGGTCAAGGCACTCGGCATCGACGGCACGCCGGCCTTCGTCGTCAACGGCAAGTACCGCGTCAGCGGTCGTTCGGCCGGTGGCTACGACAAGCTCGGCGCGCTGATCAACCATCTCGTCGCGAAGGAAAGCGCCGGCCGCTGA